The Plasmodium malariae genome assembly, chromosome: 3 genome window below encodes:
- the COQ3 gene encoding 3-demethylubiquinone-9 3-methyltransferase, putative, with translation MNNLPTKFKSKVIRKFAEVYKKFYSDKTFDEKEKVFFNNLENEWWKEKISGNGKCCDILDKIIGKNMYSLHDYNKQRFDFIFKNYEFIFFENLKKEKRNGKFKINILDVGCGGGILCEYMKNNIFYFLIKNDLISLKSEKNNEEPGNIEINIDGIDVSDKLIEVARKRQKKSEKVTDVHDYYNSSKAVIKEYFKGDRKNGTLQDNRITDDTKRRKKNCNVTVNLNYINCDIADLANSRQIEKKNYDIIISSEVIEHVPNDKKANFVKYISHLCNPMALVIFTTINKNILSYLYAILLAEYISGIIRRGTHDYDKFIGTNELNSICELYDLKNLTTEYVMYLPIIRNYCTTQKLKLLYLSSFVYKNGAKKRSSSYVGY, from the exons atgaataatttacCAACGAAGTTTAAAAGTAaagtaataagaaaatttgctgaagtatataaaaagttttacTCTGATAAGACTTTtgatgaaaaggaaaaagtatTTTTCAACAATTTAGAGAATGAATGGtggaaggaaaaaataagtgGAAATGGAAAATGTTGTGATATTTTAGACAAAATAATAGGAAAGAATATGTACAGTTTACATGATTATAATAAGCAAAGgtttgattttatttttaagaattatgaatttattttttttgaaaatttaaaaaaggagaagcgaaatggaaaatttaaaataaatattttagatGTTGGATGTGGGGGAGGAATACTTTGTGAatacatgaaaaataatattttttattttttaattaaaaacgatttaatatcattaaaaagTGAAAAGAATAATGAGGAACCAGGAAATATTGAGATAAACATAGATGGCATAGATGTGTCTGATAAGTTGATAGAAGTAGCTAGAAAAAGGCAGAAAAAAAGCGAAAAGGTAACTGATGTGCATgattattataatagtagtaaAGCTGTTATCAAAGAATATTTCAAAGGTGATAGAAAAAATGGTACATTACAAGATAATAGAATAACGGATGAtacaaaaagaagaaaaaaaaactgtaACGTAActgttaatttaaattatataaattgtgATATTGCTGACCTAGCAAATTCACGTcaaatagaaaagaaaaattatgatataataatttcttcaGAAGTTATTGAACACGTTCCTAATGATAAGAAAgcaaattttgtaaaatatataagtcaCTTATGTAATCCTATGGCATTAGTTATATTTACgacaattaataaaaatatcctGTCGTATCTTTATGCAATCTTGTTGGCTGAGTACATATCTGGAATTATAAGAAGG ggaACGCACGACTACGACAAGTTTATAGGCACCAACGAGCTGAACAGCATTTGTGAACtttatgatttaaaaaacttAACTACCGAATATGTTATGTACCTTCCCattataagaaattattGCACAACTCAAAAGTTGAAGCTCTTATATTTATCCTCCTTTGTTTACAAAAATGgagcaaaaaaaagaagtagcTCATACGTAGGTTATTGA
- the TAP42 gene encoding type 2A phosphatase-associated protein 42, putative — translation METNVVMSLYDYLYILFDDYIVKSNKDFKTYKSIFRKKEFTEFVKNYSDIRKIPSFQVISNKDEIIDELIYAFKLLGKYVSGCDMFSKNEEVDDINTKYLKLLLIPHILGVLTYETINMNIRYDRLKDSKLYFNEYISIINIYKIILMDDYLLDEEENNDNAINRRNIKIRRAKDEKKYQEIYHEIVRTNLKKNTNQNYNEDDCTTDEDYRELYLSLIKYKCIQTLNMIDLIDIELQILEMRDREQKKKEELKNCSNDDNIIHTTNKNDSIKKPWLFTIKKNMQISDITQIRNYYKDLVFKPSHNLPTISLEECAKIEMEYALKGSNSANGNTNSKIKESKINGSKYNQVYSEDDEDGVKNDVNDEDYYKKCSKKEREKEIFDKEWDDWKDLHQKGIGNKNRNIA, via the coding sequence ATGGAAACAAACGTTGTGATGTCATTATACGATTACTTGTATATATTGTTTGATGACTATATTGTGAAAAGTAATAAGGATTTTAAAACTTATAAATCAATTTTTCGTAAGAAAGAATTTACGGagtttgtaaaaaattattctgatataagaaaaataccATCCTTTCAAGTAATAAGCAATAAGGATGAAATAATAGACGAATTGATATATGCATTCAAACTGTTGGGGAAATATGTAAGTGGTTGTGATATGTTTTCcaaaaatgaagaagtaGATGATATTAACACGaagtatttaaaattattattaattccaCACATACTAGGAGTATTAACTTATGAAActataaatatgaacatacGTTATGATCGACTAAAAGATTCtaaattgtattttaatgaatatattagtattataaacatttataaaataattctaatgGATGATTACTTATTAGATGAGGAGGAAAATAACGATAATGCAATAAATAGAaggaacataaaaattaggagagcaaaagatgaaaaaaaataccaaGAAATATATCATGAAATAGTTAGaacaaatttaaagaaaaatactaATCAAAATTATAACGAAGATGATTGTACAACAGATGAGGATTATAGAGAATTGTATTTGTCTTTAATCAAATACAAATGTATACAAACGTTGAACATGATAGATTTAATAGATATAGAACTGCAGATTTTGGAAATGCGAGATAGggaacaaaagaaaaaagaagaattaaaaaattgtagtaATGATGATAACATTATTCATACTACTAATAAAAACGACTCCATAAAAAAACCATGGCTTTTtaccattaaaaaaaatatgcaaatatcGGACATTACTCAAATTCGAAACTATTACAAAGACCTCGTCTTCAAACCATCTCACAACTTACCGACAATATCTTTAGAAGAATGTGCGAAAATTGAAATGGAGTATGCCTTAAAAGGGAGTAACAGCGCCAATGGTAATACTAATAGTAAGATCAAAGAGAGCAAAATAAATGGTAGTAAATACAACCAAGTTTATAGTGAAGATGATGAAGATGGTGTTAAAAATGACGTCAATGATGAggattattataaaaaatgctcaaaaaaggaaagagaaaaagaaattttcgATAAGGAATGGGACGACTGGAAAGACTTACACCAAAAAGGAATAGGAAATAAAAACAGAAATATTGCATAA
- the PmUG01_03030800 gene encoding mitochondrial import inner membrane translocase subunit TIM14, putative gives MWPVVILLFGGGILFAKRGMNYMKNQKLNLNNKNFFFPSGFSKNFNNLFLKNDMKGFERNMSKSEAYKILNINPTSNKDRIREVHKQLMLKNHPDNGGSTYIAAKVNEAKDVLLK, from the exons atgtggcCTGTTGTTATTTTGCTCTTTGGAGGGGGTATTTTATTTGCAAAAAGGGGaatgaattatatgaaaaatcaGAAGCTAAATTTGAAcaataaaaacttttttttcccatctGGTTTtagcaaaaattttaataatctttttttaaagaatgaTATGAAAGGATTTGAAAGAAATATGTCCAAGTCAGAAgcatacaaaatattaaatataaaccCAACATCAAATAAAGACAGAATTAGGGAGGTTCATAAGCAgcttatgttaaaaaatcaTCCGGATAATGGAg gcTCTACATATATAGCAGCGAAAGTTAATGAAGCTAAAGATGTTTTGCTAAAATAG
- the PmUG01_03030900 gene encoding conserved Plasmodium protein, unknown function — protein sequence MQKFPSKKLNDENIDSIIKNEKTINENLTKENEKIKEKNIKIQQQLLSYIEDNNFIYESGSSEDIQKYKQVLNCVIEYMNKLKIVDGHMKKEIFNLLEEFFQCIKEAIIKQNDLCFLINEDMNYFKISGKEEMYKKNLLTLRKIYEHNSILRAQICLFNKFKLKNENLIHADFEQLELKYKNLKSKESILEKKIENLNNKIRKSTEKKLHYDEKNLYLEKVLDDKTTSLEESYNSIRNKKNMMKELKKKKDESIKKYNEAEICVITKNVYEEFQAKKQHLGKLKAMLEKLKKEYESLNKMDVEE from the exons ATGCAAAAATTTCCttcgaaaaaattaaatgatgaAAACATAGACTCGATTATAAAGAacgaaaaaacaataaaCGAAAATTTGACaaaggaaaatgaaaaaattaaagaaaaaaatataaaaatacaacaaCAATTATTAAGCTATATTgaagataataattttatttacgAAAGTGGTTCATCTGAAGATATACAGAAATACAAACAAGTTTTGAATTGTGTTATcgaatatatgaataaattaaaaatagttgatggtcatatgaaaaaagaaatatttaatttacttGAGGAATTTTTTCAGTGCATTAAAGAGgctataataaaacaaaatgatttatg TTTTTTGATAAATGAAGATATGAACTATTTCAAAATATCAGGCAAAGAAGagatgtataaaaaaaacctATTAACGctaagaaaaatttatgaacataACAGCATACTAAGGGCACAGATTtgcttatttaataaatttaagctaaaaaatgaaaatttaattcatGCAGATTTTGAGCAGTTAGAGCTcaagtataaaaatttaaaaagtaaagagAGTATtttagaaaagaaaattgagaacctaaataataaaataaggaaatCAACGGAA aaaaaaCTGCACTATGATGAGAAGAACTTGTACTTAGAAAAAGTATTAGATGATAAGACAACATCACTGGAAGAGTCTTACAACTCGataagaaacaaaaaaaatatgatgaaagaattaaaaaagaaaaaagatgagtctattaaaaaatataacgaaGCCGAAATATGTGTTATAACGAAAAATGTATACGAAGAATTTCAGGCAAAGAAACAGCATCTCGGAAAGTTAAAGGCCATG CTCGAAAAATTGAAGAAAGAGTACGAAAGCTTAAACAAAATGGACGTCGAAGAATAA